A part of Lacerta agilis isolate rLacAgi1 chromosome 7, rLacAgi1.pri, whole genome shotgun sequence genomic DNA contains:
- the LOC117050106 gene encoding fatty acid-binding protein 5-like, which yields MANPEAFLGRWRLVSSEGFEEYMKELGVGMAMRKMGSMAKPDVIITKDGDTFHVKTESTFKTSEFSFKLGEKFNEETLDGRKTQTLITLDDNNVLTQHQEWDGKQTTITRKVVDGKLIVECVMNNAKCTRVYQKA from the exons ATGGCGAACCCAGAGGCTTTCTTGGGCAGGTGGCGCTTGGTCTCCAGCGAAGGCTTTGAGGAGTACATGAAGGAGTTGG GTGTGGGCATGGCCATGAGGAAGATGGGGAGCATGGCGAAGCCAGACGTTATCATCACTAAAGATGGAGACACGTTCCACGTGAAAAcagaaagcacattcaaaacatcaGAATTCAGTTTCAAATTGGGCGAGAAGTTCAATGAGGAGACGTTAGATGGCCGAAAAACTCAG ACCCTTATCACCTTAGATGATAATAATGTATTGACCCAGCACCAGGAGTGGGATGGCAAACAGACTACGATAACCAGAAAGGTAGTAGATGGGAAACTCATTGTG GAATGTGTCATGAATAATGCCAAATGTACTCGCGTCTACCAGAAAGCATGA